In Runella sp. SP2, the genomic window TTACGGCCGCTGCAGGGCATAATTTCTACACGGCACGTGCTTTTCCTAAAAAATATTGGAATCAAATTGCGTTTGTAGCCGAACCAACGGGTCACGTATTGCACCAAAACCAGCTCGTTAAACGTGGAACCGACTACGAAGATAAAGAAGCCTTCAACCTCATGGCGGGTGCCGACGAATGGTTCTCACCCGTATTTGCCGAAGTAGGCCCAGACGGTGCCGTTTGGGTAGCCGACTGGTATAGTTTCATCATTCAGCACAACCCTACTCCACAGGGTTTTGGCAATGGTAAAGGAAATGCCTACGAAACCGACCTTCGCGATTATACCCACGGACGTATCTACCGCGTGGGCTACAAAGAAGCGCCTGCTTATACGCCAATGGCACTTAGCAAAGACCGTCCGCAAGAATTGGTGGCGGCGCTCAAAAACACCAATATGTTTTGGCGTAACCATGCCCAGCGTATGTTGGTAGAGCGCGGCAACAAAGACGTTGTTCCACAGCTAATTGCGTTGGTCAATGACATGTCGGTGGACGAAATTGGCCTTAACCCTGCCGCTATCCACGCTTTGTGGGCATTGCAAGGATTAGGAGCTATGTCGGACGATAACGTTCTTAAAGCGGTGGTAGGTGCGCTCAAGCATCCAAGTGCTGCCGTGCGTAAAAATGCAGTGCAAGTATTGCCTTCAACAAATGCAACTGCACAAGCGTTGTTAAACAACAATACCCTCAATGATTCAGAGCCGTTGGTGGTATTGAATACCTTGTTGAAATTTACCGAAACTCCCCTAACGTCTGACGTTGAGAAAACGGTTTTGGCTCGTTTTGAGAGTTCAAACGAAGCCGACGACCGTTGGTTGCCCGATGCTTTCTCGGTTATTTTGAATGCGCATGGTGGTAAACTTATGCAAACTTACCTTGCTAAACGCACGGTAGGTCAACGTACCGAAACGAAGAGCAGCGAACCCAAAGCGGCCATGAATCACGACCACCACGCCATGAATCACGGCGCTGGCAATCAAGCGTCTGCTGGTGCAACAAAACCAGATTTGGCCATTACCAATATCACCATCAATCCTGCGGTGCCGTCGGTACGGGAGTCGGCAAGTATTACCATTGAGATTACCAACAAAGGCGTAGCCATTCCGAAAGAAACGGTTCCTGTCGTAAAGGTAGCCATCGAAGGTTTAGGGCTTAAAATCAACTACGTAAGCTACCAGCTTAAAAACGGTATTGGTGCGGGCGAAACCATTCAGTTGGTTGAAAGCAACAACGGTCCGTGGGTAGGTCGTATGGGCTTCACGGCCGAACAAGCAGGGAAATTGCGCATCAGCGCCACCATCGACGGCGACAATGCCATTCCCGAAGAGGACGATGTTAAAAACAACTCGTTGAGCAAAACCTTTGACGTAAAACGCCCTGCCAAACTCTCAGACTTTGCCTTAGAACGCGCCGCTCGTAGCCAGGCTTCTTCTACCTCATTGAGTCCAGAGTCGTTATTAGAATTGATTACCAAAGCCAATACGCTAGACGACGACGCTCGTTATGCGGTGTTAAAGGGAGTGGTTAACGGCTGGAATCCGCGTCGTAAAGTAAACACCAGCGATGCCAACAAACTATTGCTTGTCAGCGCAAAAGACGGTATTCCAGAGGATTTGAAGGGCAAATTTACGGGCATCATCGAGTCGTTTGGTGCCAATGCACTTGTGCCTGTTGACCCTAATTTACAGGTCATCAAAATCAAGTCGGTGAAAGAAGCGATGAAGTTTGACCTCAAAGAATTTACGGTAATTGCAGGAAAACCCGTAGAATTGGTATTCGACAACCCAGACGCGATGCAGCACAACCTCGTGATTGTGAAGCCTAAGGCCATGGACATCGTCGGAAACGCCGCTGATAAAATGATTACGCAAAAAGACGCAGTGGAGAAAAACTACATTCCCAACTTACCTCAGGTAGTCGCTTTTACGCCTTTGGTCAACCCTGATCAGTCGTATCGCCTCACGTTCACAGCTCCTACTGAGCCTGGTAACTACCCGTACATCTGTACGTTCCCAGGTCACTGGCGCATTATGAACGGAGTGATGAAAGTAGTGAAAGAAGAAGCAAAGCCTGCAACGAAGTAGAGTACTGTTATCCGTTAATGGTTTAGCCCTGCCAAGTTTTTGAAACTTGGCAGGGCTTTTTATTGCTACACTTTAATGATAATCCCCTTTTTATACATCACGTACAAAATCACAAACCAGATGGCTAAAAAGGTCAGTGCTCCTGCCAGAGAAGCGTTGTATTCGTTGACAAACCAAACCCCTATCAAGTTTTTCTGCATCCACAATTGCGAACTTATCGGCCCGTCGGGAGTATCAATTTTTATCAGTGCCAACGTCCGAGGAATAATACCCGACAAGAAAAAAACCGTAATGGCATTCACGCCAAAAGCGACCACAGGCGTCGTCCACTTGCGATACCCTTGAACGTCGATGAGCCAATAGCACAGCGCCAACCCCACCATTGCCCAACCTCCCGCGTACAACACGTACGAACTCGTCCACAACGATTTGTTGATTGGGAAAAACAAGTCTGCAATAAGTCCTGCAACAACCAATCCATTCCCCGCGGCAAATAACCACGCAATCCGCTCGGCCACAGGTTTATCGGTACGTAACCACTGCCCCGTCAATACCCCCAACAGACCCGTCCCGACGGCGGGAATGGTGCTAAAGATTCCTTCAGGATCCCATACTTTAGCGGCTTTCCACAAGTGATTGGTGCCTAAAATGGCACGATCGACCCAAGCACCCAAGTTAGTTTCTGGTTCTAAATTCGCATAGCCAACCCCAGGAACAGGCACAAACGTCATCAGCACGTAATAAGCCAGCAGCACCAACGCCAGCAACCCGATTTGGGTCTTGCGGGTTGTTTTTATGTAAAGAAGCGAACAAACAAAATACACAATAGCGATGCGTTGGAGCACCCCAGGGATTCGAACCGTTTCAAAATTAAACTTTGGATACAAGCTCAAAAATAATCCCAAGCCAAACAGGGTCGCGCTTCGCCGTGCGATTCTGAGTACCGTGGGCGGATTTTTCCCCATTGCAAACGCGATAGAAACGCCAACAATGAACAAAAAGAAAGGAAAAACAAGGTCGGTGGGCGTGCAGCCGTTCCAGTGAGCATGGAGCAACGGAGGATAGACGTGTCCCCAATCGCCTGGGTTATTCACCAAAATCATGGCGGCCACGGTCAGACCGCGAAACACGTCTAACGAGAGTAATCGGTTTTGCATAGGGTTGGTCAATGAAGGGTTTTACCTACGCAAGATAGCCGTTTCAGTTAAGATTCCCACTGACCTTGCCCTCGCAGTGAGCTTAGTCCCAACTCATTTTATAACGAAGCGACACCAAGCCACTGCCATAAACTTTAGAATCAACAAGGGTCAACCATTTACGTTCTCTCAACTCTTTAAATAGCGGTTTTCCTGCGCCCAACACAATGGGGTGAATAGAAAGCCAAACCTCGTCCACCAATCCCAGGTTCATGAGACTACTGGCCAGTTCTGCTCCGCCAAAAAGCCATATATCTTTTCCAGGCAGCGATTTAATGGTACGTACTTGCCGTTCGATGTCGCCTTTGATAAGTTTTTTGCGTTCAAGTTTAAAGTCAGGGAGCGTATTCGAGAACACGTATTCGGTTAATTTAGGCATCCAAGCGGTTTCACCTTCGTTGGTCAACGCCATTTGGTAGGTTTTACGACCCACAAACACCGCATCAATCCGTTTAAAAAATTCATTCAGTCCATAGTCCTGGTCTGTAAAGCACCAATCGTACTCACCGTTGGGGCCTTCGATATACCCATCCAAACTCATGGCAAGACCTAAAATAACTTTTCTCATATCGTTAGGGTTTTTCTGCTTTACTGAGTGGGTTTTTCCACTCGTTTCTTTGTTTTCATTGCTACTATATTTTCATAAGAGGTGTTCACACCTTCCTCAAAAGCGATGAGTCTTACTTTGTCCAAACTCACGTGTGTCCATCCTAGCTGCCCCCATTTATTAGGGACGGGATAAAAGGCTTCATCTTCACAAAAGATTGTTTGTTGTTCAGGAGTAAACTTCAACGTTACCCATTTGTTTTCGATATTAAAGGTCGCAAAAATCTTTCCTTTTATTTTATACGCAGGTTTGTCAAAGTGCGCTTCTTCTTTTGCATTTGGCATATTGACCAATACTTCATGCGCTTTTTCTACATCTATCATTTTATCAACTTTAACTTTCGGGAAGTTCCATTATCGTTGACAACCTTCCCGAAAGTTAGTCGTCGTTTGTCAACTTTCGGGAAGTTCCATTATCGCTGCCGACCTTCCCGAAAGTTAGTCGTCGTTTGTCAACTTTCGGGAAGTTCCATTATCGTTGACAACCTTCCCGAAAGTTAGTCGTCGTTTGTCAACTTTCGGGAAGTTCCATTATCCCTGCCAACTTCCCGAAAGTTAGTCGTCGTTTGTCAACTTTCGGGAAGTTCCATTATCCCTGCCAACTTCCCGAAAGTTAGTTGTCGTTTGTCAACTTTCGGGAAGTTCTATTATCACTGCCAACCTTCCCGAAAGTTCGTCGTCGTTTGTCAACTTTCGGGAAGGTCTATTATCCCTGCCAACCTTCCCGAAAGTTAGTTGTCGTTTGTCAACTTTCGGGAAGGTCTATTATCACTGCCAACCTTCCCGAAAGTTCGTCGTCGTTTGTCAACTTTCGGGAAGTTCTATTATCGCCGCCAACTTCCCGAAAGTTCGTCGTCGTTTGTCAACTTTCGAGAAGTGCCATTATCGTTGCCAACCTTCCCGAAAGTTAGTTGTCGCGAAAATAACGCAGGGTTTGCCCATAATCCAAACCCATCGCCATGCCTCTTACCGCCATCGTAATCCGTTTAGTTTTGGTCTCAATGGTTTTTGCCGATTCTATCCACTTTGTGTAATAGTTTTGGTGACTGAGCGGCAATTTGTTAAAATACGCCAACGCCTTGGGCTCATCTTCCAAACAAGCCAGTAAATCAGCCGATTGCGGCAATTCATCCGTATCAATCTCCAGCTCCACGCTCACCACGGCTCCTTCTTTTTTACGCAAGCCACGACGCATTTCTGCGTTGATTGGGATAATAAACCCTCCGTCACCCATCGGTAGCATGGCCACGAGTTTGATGACATAATCGTCCAACTTTCCTTTTACTCGGTACGATGCTTTTACGTTTGGGTTTAACGCATGGGCTATTTCAGGCAAAATTTCGATGTACGTCCAGCCCGTTTTTTCGCCTTTTTTGTCAAACTTGCGTAGTTCTGCGGTAAATGAAACCATTGCTTTTTGTATTTCGAGACATTTATCAAAACTTGGAAAGTCTGAGATGACACAACAAATTTAGTACCCTCCACTGACAACCCTATGTCAGTATTGTGAATCGACTTTCAAAAATATATAAAAATTTTTTGTCACTTGTGTCCAGTTTCCGTTTGGTCGTTCGTCATTCGTACAAATTCAATTATTTCGTATCACTAAAACACATTTACAACCATGAACAAGTACCTATTTTCATTCTGGAACTCCATTCCTTCGGAAGACGCTTTTGCTAACCTTTCTCCTGAAGACATTCAAGCCGAAATCCAAAAATGGAACAACTGGATAGGTGGCATTGCGGCACAAGGCAAGTTAATTGCCACCGAAGCGCTTCATCCAACGGGCAAAACAGTTTCAGGTTCCAACCACGTCATTACCGACGGGCCATTCACGGAAGGCAAAGAAATCATTGGGGGCTTTATGCTGCTCGCGGCCGATAGCATCGACGAAGCCGTTGAGTTATCGAAAGGTTGCCCCATCTATGAATCAGAAGGGCGCGTGGAAATCCGTCAAATTCAAAACTTTGCGTAGTTTCTGAATGACAGAGGTTCACCAACTGGCGGAGCATCTTTTTCGGCACGAGTCGGGAAAGATGCTCGCCGTCCTGACACGTTTGTTTGGTTT contains:
- a CDS encoding PVC-type heme-binding CxxCH protein, encoding MKRFLTIVLSAILLWQCATQKTTQTTQTQQATKPRRIEILFLGDNGHHRPIERVPSIMSALGAKGINFTYSDDLNDLNATNLAKYDGVLLYANWDTISKPQERALVDYIASGKGFIPVHCASYCFRNSDELVKIMGGQFWRHTWDTIRPVWTNPNHPAIMGAKMFKTLDETYLHTKLQPDNLVLTEREIQPDQYKDKPNTKTEPYTWVRTHGKGRIFYTAYGHDDRTWSQPEFMTLLEKGIRWAVGDQAVKDLAALDPLPFTYKESKLPNYEKRPGPQLQQNAVSPQESMKHIQVPTDFTLDLFASEPNVMHPIAMSWDERGRLYVLITKDYPNERKDTGGTDYILICEDTDKDGKADKFTRFAEGLSIPTGMVFANGGLIVSQAPHMLFLKDNDGDDKADERKILFSGFGTGDTHAGPSNLHYGFDNWIWGCVGYSGFEGKLKENADTLKFGQALFRFKPDGSKMEWMTSTSNNTWGMGFNEAGDVFGSTANNSHGWYMAIPHRYFTGSLGMGRDNGSRGTDTHKDMKPITPRIRQVDVFGGFTAAAGHNFYTARAFPKKYWNQIAFVAEPTGHVLHQNQLVKRGTDYEDKEAFNLMAGADEWFSPVFAEVGPDGAVWVADWYSFIIQHNPTPQGFGNGKGNAYETDLRDYTHGRIYRVGYKEAPAYTPMALSKDRPQELVAALKNTNMFWRNHAQRMLVERGNKDVVPQLIALVNDMSVDEIGLNPAAIHALWALQGLGAMSDDNVLKAVVGALKHPSAAVRKNAVQVLPSTNATAQALLNNNTLNDSEPLVVLNTLLKFTETPLTSDVEKTVLARFESSNEADDRWLPDAFSVILNAHGGKLMQTYLAKRTVGQRTETKSSEPKAAMNHDHHAMNHGAGNQASAGATKPDLAITNITINPAVPSVRESASITIEITNKGVAIPKETVPVVKVAIEGLGLKINYVSYQLKNGIGAGETIQLVESNNGPWVGRMGFTAEQAGKLRISATIDGDNAIPEEDDVKNNSLSKTFDVKRPAKLSDFALERAARSQASSTSLSPESLLELITKANTLDDDARYAVLKGVVNGWNPRRKVNTSDANKLLLVSAKDGIPEDLKGKFTGIIESFGANALVPVDPNLQVIKIKSVKEAMKFDLKEFTVIAGKPVELVFDNPDAMQHNLVIVKPKAMDIVGNAADKMITQKDAVEKNYIPNLPQVVAFTPLVNPDQSYRLTFTAPTEPGNYPYICTFPGHWRIMNGVMKVVKEEAKPATK
- a CDS encoding YciI family protein, with the translated sequence MNKYLFSFWNSIPSEDAFANLSPEDIQAEIQKWNNWIGGIAAQGKLIATEALHPTGKTVSGSNHVITDGPFTEGKEIIGGFMLLAADSIDEAVELSKGCPIYESEGRVEIRQIQNFA
- a CDS encoding acyltransferase family protein, which produces MQNRLLSLDVFRGLTVAAMILVNNPGDWGHVYPPLLHAHWNGCTPTDLVFPFFLFIVGVSIAFAMGKNPPTVLRIARRSATLFGLGLFLSLYPKFNFETVRIPGVLQRIAIVYFVCSLLYIKTTRKTQIGLLALVLLAYYVLMTFVPVPGVGYANLEPETNLGAWVDRAILGTNHLWKAAKVWDPEGIFSTIPAVGTGLLGVLTGQWLRTDKPVAERIAWLFAAGNGLVVAGLIADLFFPINKSLWTSSYVLYAGGWAMVGLALCYWLIDVQGYRKWTTPVVAFGVNAITVFFLSGIIPRTLALIKIDTPDGPISSQLWMQKNLIGVWFVNEYNASLAGALTFLAIWFVILYVMYKKGIIIKV
- a CDS encoding MmcQ/YjbR family DNA-binding protein, with the translated sequence MIDVEKAHEVLVNMPNAKEEAHFDKPAYKIKGKIFATFNIENKWVTLKFTPEQQTIFCEDEAFYPVPNKWGQLGWTHVSLDKVRLIAFEEGVNTSYENIVAMKTKKRVEKPTQ
- a CDS encoding YdeI/OmpD-associated family protein, whose protein sequence is MVSFTAELRKFDKKGEKTGWTYIEILPEIAHALNPNVKASYRVKGKLDDYVIKLVAMLPMGDGGFIIPINAEMRRGLRKKEGAVVSVELEIDTDELPQSADLLACLEDEPKALAYFNKLPLSHQNYYTKWIESAKTIETKTKRITMAVRGMAMGLDYGQTLRYFRDN
- a CDS encoding dihydrofolate reductase family protein, whose amino-acid sequence is MRKVILGLAMSLDGYIEGPNGEYDWCFTDQDYGLNEFFKRIDAVFVGRKTYQMALTNEGETAWMPKLTEYVFSNTLPDFKLERKKLIKGDIERQVRTIKSLPGKDIWLFGGAELASSLMNLGLVDEVWLSIHPIVLGAGKPLFKELRERKWLTLVDSKVYGSGLVSLRYKMSWD